From the Acaryochloris thomasi RCC1774 genome, one window contains:
- a CDS encoding plasmid pRiA4b ORF-3 family protein — MAVRKSSKKLPVYQLRITLQGLEPLIWRKIQVTSDTTLAQLHSIIQAVMGWDGAHLHAFEVAGTSYGQTELDKLDDLESDQIELRQVISGSTLKFTYTYDFGDDWQHEILVEKVLSYDAEAPYPLCVEGQRACPPEDCGGTWGYTELLEVLKDPQNPEYEDRLEWAGPIDPEAFDLETVNKELNTLDVPG; from the coding sequence ATGGCAGTCCGTAAGTCATCCAAAAAACTACCGGTCTATCAGCTCAGAATAACGCTGCAGGGCCTTGAACCTTTAATCTGGCGAAAGATTCAGGTTACCAGTGATACGACACTGGCTCAGCTCCACAGTATTATCCAAGCCGTTATGGGATGGGATGGCGCTCATCTCCACGCGTTTGAAGTGGCGGGGACTTCCTATGGACAGACGGAGCTAGATAAATTAGATGATTTGGAAAGCGATCAAATTGAGCTACGTCAGGTTATTTCAGGTTCAACGCTGAAGTTTACCTATACCTATGATTTTGGAGATGACTGGCAACACGAAATCTTAGTGGAGAAGGTGCTTTCCTACGATGCCGAGGCACCCTACCCACTCTGCGTAGAAGGGCAGCGAGCCTGTCCACCGGAGGACTGCGGTGGCACTTGGGGCTATACGGAACTCCTTGAAGTCCTGAAAGATCCGCAAAACCCTGAATATGAAGATCGGCTGGAGTGGGCAGGTCCCATCGATCCTGAAGCGTTTGATCTAGAAACGGTGAATAAAGAACTCAATACCCTCGATGTTCCTGGGTAA
- the dnaK gene encoding molecular chaperone DnaK, whose protein sequence is MGKIVGIDLGTTNSVVAVMEGGKPVVIANVEGSRTTPSMVAFGKDSERLIGEFARRQAVLNPQNTFFSIKRYVGRKYSELTPESKRVPYTIRRGQDDNVRIKCPRLEDREFAPEEISAMILRKLAEEASRYLGETVTGAVLTVPAYFNDAQRQATRDAGRIAGLEIKRVLNEPTAASLAYGLENRGPQMVMVFDLGGGTFDVSILKIGNGVFEVQATSGDTQLGGNDFDSVIVDWLADRFFDDEKIDLRRDRQSLQRLNEAAEKAKIELSGLPDTNISLPFITATEDGPKHLDANLSRGEFESLCQSLVNRLRGPVEQAMRDAGLRSYDIDEVVLVGGSTRIPLVQRVVRQLIDKEPNQNVNPDEVVAVGAAVQAGISAGEVTDLLLLDVTPLTVGLETIGGVMKPVIPRNTTIPVRRSDIFSTSDSNQSQVEVHVLQGERQLAEHNKSLGRFQLRGIPPAPRGVPQIQVAFDVDANGILQVTAVDKYTGREQSITVQGAASISEAEVNKMIRDAEQFADTDRNRRQRIDKRNQAQDLITKCDRRLREVTLDYGPQFARDLRQEIEQLTRDLRDSVARDDDRQIDLDFANLQDALYDLNREVAAARDEFYDDDDFLELPSLNSIKDTVSKGISKGVEAVTGRSSNTTTTRRPATRYDDNTFDDWDDDDW, encoded by the coding sequence ATGGGGAAAATTGTCGGCATTGACCTAGGCACCACCAATTCAGTGGTCGCAGTGATGGAAGGGGGCAAGCCGGTGGTGATTGCCAACGTAGAGGGCAGCCGCACCACTCCCTCGATGGTTGCCTTTGGCAAAGACAGTGAGCGATTAATCGGCGAGTTTGCACGGCGGCAGGCCGTCTTGAACCCTCAAAATACGTTTTTCTCCATCAAGCGCTATGTGGGACGCAAGTATAGCGAACTAACGCCAGAGTCAAAGCGGGTGCCCTATACGATTCGTCGCGGCCAAGACGATAACGTCCGAATCAAATGTCCTCGCCTAGAAGATCGAGAGTTCGCGCCGGAAGAGATCTCGGCCATGATTTTGCGCAAGCTGGCAGAAGAAGCCAGCCGCTACCTCGGCGAAACGGTTACAGGAGCAGTGCTGACCGTACCGGCCTACTTCAACGACGCCCAACGACAGGCCACTCGAGATGCGGGACGGATTGCTGGTTTAGAGATCAAGCGCGTTTTAAATGAGCCAACCGCAGCTTCCCTAGCCTATGGTCTAGAAAATCGAGGCCCGCAGATGGTAATGGTCTTTGACCTCGGTGGCGGCACCTTTGACGTTTCCATTCTCAAAATTGGCAATGGCGTCTTTGAAGTCCAGGCGACTAGCGGTGATACCCAGTTGGGCGGTAATGACTTCGACAGCGTGATTGTAGACTGGCTCGCCGATCGCTTTTTCGACGATGAAAAGATCGATCTAAGGCGCGACCGCCAATCATTGCAGCGTCTCAACGAAGCCGCAGAAAAGGCCAAAATTGAGCTATCAGGGCTGCCGGATACGAATATTAGCTTGCCCTTCATCACGGCTACTGAAGACGGTCCTAAGCATTTAGACGCCAATCTCAGTCGCGGTGAGTTTGAGAGCCTGTGTCAGTCTTTGGTCAATCGCCTGCGCGGCCCCGTGGAGCAGGCGATGCGCGATGCCGGACTGCGATCCTACGACATTGATGAAGTGGTCTTGGTGGGTGGCTCCACGCGGATCCCTTTAGTTCAGAGAGTTGTTCGACAGCTCATTGATAAAGAACCGAACCAAAACGTTAACCCTGATGAAGTGGTGGCTGTGGGTGCGGCAGTCCAGGCCGGTATCTCGGCGGGAGAAGTGACGGATTTACTGCTCTTAGACGTGACGCCGTTGACTGTGGGCCTAGAAACGATTGGCGGTGTGATGAAGCCCGTAATCCCCCGCAATACGACGATTCCGGTACGCCGCTCTGATATTTTTTCAACTTCAGACAGCAATCAAAGTCAGGTAGAAGTGCATGTGCTGCAGGGCGAGCGGCAGTTGGCGGAGCACAATAAATCTCTGGGGCGTTTTCAGCTTCGAGGTATTCCGCCCGCACCGCGTGGGGTGCCCCAGATTCAAGTGGCCTTCGATGTCGATGCCAACGGCATTTTACAGGTGACGGCGGTTGACAAGTACACCGGACGCGAGCAGAGCATCACCGTTCAGGGAGCAGCTAGCATCTCTGAAGCTGAAGTGAACAAGATGATTCGGGATGCGGAGCAGTTTGCCGATACCGATCGCAATCGTCGCCAGCGCATCGATAAGCGCAATCAGGCCCAGGATTTGATTACAAAGTGCGATCGCAGATTACGGGAGGTTACCTTAGACTACGGTCCGCAGTTTGCCCGCGATCTGCGGCAAGAGATTGAACAGCTCACCCGAGACCTGCGAGATAGTGTCGCCCGCGATGATGATCGTCAGATTGATCTCGACTTTGCTAACCTACAGGATGCTCTCTACGACCTCAACCGAGAAGTCGCAGCGGCGAGAGATGAGTTTTATGATGACGATGATTTTCTAGAGCTACCCTCCCTCAACTCAATTAAAGATACGGTGTCAAAGGGTATCTCAAAGGGAGTTGAAGCGGTCACAGGTCGATCTTCCAATACCACGACAACCCGTCGCCCAGCCACCCGCTATGATGACAACACGTTTGATGACTGGGATGACGATGACTGGTAG
- a CDS encoding DnaJ C-terminal domain-containing protein: MRNFRNYYDILSVPRDSSNDEIKKSYRQLARKFHPDLNPGDKAAEERFKDISEAYDVLSDAEKRSQYDRFGQFWNQSGFQGGNKEQSKRSWGNRPFSTEDLDFSEYADFQDFLDQLLGQRFKKGTSTATAERDPFRPGKTKTTYTARGSGRRDAEARLVIPLEKAYQGGWERIRLEDGRSLEVNMPEGMVSDQRIRVTGQGTSGGDLYLRIEVKPHPFFKIEGSDVICELPITPVEAILGGQVETPTLDGWVTMNLPSGVRTGQRLRLGGKGYPTNNKTRGDQLVEIRIEVPQSISDEEQDLYERLRQIETYKPRKSLPV; encoded by the coding sequence ATGCGCAATTTCCGTAACTATTACGATATCCTCAGCGTTCCTAGAGATTCGTCCAATGATGAGATTAAAAAGTCTTATCGTCAATTGGCGCGGAAGTTTCACCCTGACCTGAACCCTGGCGATAAGGCAGCAGAAGAACGCTTCAAAGATATTAGCGAAGCCTACGATGTCTTGTCGGATGCCGAGAAGCGATCGCAATATGACCGCTTCGGACAATTCTGGAACCAGAGCGGGTTTCAGGGCGGTAACAAAGAGCAATCGAAGCGGAGCTGGGGCAATCGTCCCTTTTCCACTGAGGATTTAGACTTCAGTGAGTATGCTGACTTTCAGGATTTTCTTGATCAGCTCTTGGGCCAGCGATTTAAGAAAGGTACCAGCACCGCCACGGCTGAACGCGATCCGTTCCGTCCGGGTAAGACTAAGACCACCTACACCGCTCGTGGTAGCGGCCGCCGAGATGCTGAAGCTCGGCTCGTGATTCCTTTAGAGAAGGCCTATCAGGGCGGCTGGGAACGCATTCGTCTTGAGGACGGACGCTCTTTAGAGGTGAATATGCCGGAGGGCATGGTCTCTGATCAGCGCATTCGAGTGACGGGTCAGGGAACCAGTGGCGGCGATCTATATCTGCGCATTGAGGTAAAACCCCATCCCTTCTTTAAGATTGAAGGATCGGATGTTATCTGTGAACTACCGATCACGCCAGTTGAGGCGATTTTAGGAGGTCAAGTTGAGACCCCAACCCTGGATGGCTGGGTAACCATGAATCTACCCAGCGGGGTACGAACCGGTCAACGGCTGCGATTGGGTGGCAAAGGCTATCCTACAAATAACAAGACGCGAGGCGATCAGCTCGTCGAGATCCGGATCGAGGTACCCCAGTCCATCAG